From Candidatus Methylacidiphilales bacterium, one genomic window encodes:
- a CDS encoding Rieske (2Fe-2S) protein, with product MNPAPFPDKPDYEVDFPIERVEAEHVSRREFAKFLCLVSGGMAVGSGWVAVKDKIFPRRQLEGELFVCNTSEVPLGGTRGFTAPGSKTPYILIHLNDGTWRAYEQKCTHLSCAVYYQPKADKIECPCHNGWFDARTGAVLQGPPPRPLPHLEVILKDENIYVREPHAA from the coding sequence ATGAATCCAGCTCCATTCCCTGACAAACCTGATTACGAAGTCGATTTTCCAATCGAACGCGTAGAAGCCGAACACGTCTCGCGCCGCGAATTCGCGAAGTTTTTATGTTTGGTTTCCGGCGGCATGGCGGTTGGCAGTGGCTGGGTCGCCGTCAAAGATAAAATCTTCCCCCGTCGCCAACTGGAGGGGGAACTCTTCGTCTGCAACACATCGGAAGTCCCGCTTGGCGGCACCCGCGGATTTACGGCGCCGGGATCGAAGACTCCTTATATCCTGATCCACCTCAACGATGGAACCTGGCGCGCGTACGAGCAGAAATGCACGCATCTGTCCTGCGCGGTTTATTACCAGCCCAAGGCCGACAAGATCGAGTGTCCCTGCCACAATGGCTGGTTCGACGCCCGCACAGGCGCTGTCCTGCAAGGCCCGCCGCCGCGTCCGCTTCCGCATTTGGAAGTTATTTTGAAAGACGAAAACATCTACGTCAGGGAACCCCATGCGGCGTGA